One Pseudomonas brassicacearum genomic region harbors:
- a CDS encoding efflux RND transporter periplasmic adaptor subunit translates to MSTNTFATLGLLLGALLLSACDTSSPPADEAPLATVTVETLQARPLSISSELSGRIAAPRTAEVRARVPGVVLQRVFREGSDVNKGDVLFRIDPAPLKADLDSAEAALRKAEANAFQARLQAQRYSQLIDDNAISGQDYDNARAAVRQTAADVAANKAAVERARLNLGYATVTAPIAGRIGRALVTEGALVGQNETTPLALIQQLNPIHADLTQSTRELNELRRALRSGQLEQIGQGQAKATLIQDDGSLYPLPGKLLFTDIAVDPGTGQITLRSEFPNPDLDLLPGSFVRVRLEQAFDRQGISVPQQAIQRDSVGVAQVLLLDAQQQVSLQPVELGAVQDDRWIVTHGLKPGDRIVVQGLQHARPGEKVRIDDSPLPFAQVPGQ, encoded by the coding sequence ATGTCAACGAACACCTTCGCCACCCTGGGCCTATTGCTCGGGGCACTGCTGTTGAGCGCCTGCGACACCTCCTCGCCCCCCGCCGATGAAGCGCCGTTGGCCACCGTGACCGTCGAGACCCTCCAAGCCCGGCCACTGTCCATCAGCAGCGAACTGAGCGGGCGCATTGCGGCGCCGCGGACCGCCGAAGTCCGCGCACGCGTACCCGGCGTGGTGTTGCAGCGGGTCTTTCGCGAAGGCAGCGACGTGAACAAAGGCGACGTGTTGTTCCGGATCGACCCGGCGCCACTCAAGGCCGACCTGGACAGCGCCGAAGCCGCGCTGCGCAAAGCCGAGGCCAACGCGTTCCAGGCTCGCCTGCAAGCGCAGCGTTACTCGCAGTTGATCGACGACAACGCCATCAGCGGCCAGGACTACGACAATGCCCGCGCCGCCGTCCGCCAGACCGCCGCCGATGTCGCCGCCAACAAGGCCGCCGTGGAACGGGCCAGGCTGAACCTGGGCTATGCCACCGTCACCGCGCCAATTGCCGGGCGCATCGGCCGGGCGTTGGTCACCGAAGGCGCGCTGGTGGGGCAGAACGAAACCACGCCCCTGGCCCTCATCCAGCAGCTGAACCCGATCCACGCCGACCTCACGCAATCGACCCGCGAGCTCAACGAACTGCGCCGCGCCCTGCGTTCCGGACAGTTGGAGCAGATCGGCCAGGGTCAGGCCAAAGCCACCCTGATCCAGGACGACGGCAGCCTCTACCCGTTGCCGGGCAAGTTGCTGTTCACCGACATCGCCGTCGACCCGGGCACCGGCCAGATCACCCTGCGCAGCGAATTTCCCAACCCCGACCTCGACCTGCTGCCGGGCAGCTTCGTGCGCGTACGCCTGGAGCAAGCCTTCGATCGGCAAGGCATCAGTGTGCCGCAACAGGCCATCCAGCGAGACAGTGTCGGCGTGGCCCAGGTGTTGCTGCTCGACGCGCAGCAACAGGTCAGCCTGCAACCGGTGGAACTGGGCGCCGTGCAAGACGACCGCTGGATCGTCACCCACGGCCTGAAGCCCGGCGACCGCATCGTGGTGCAAGGCCTGCAACACGCCCGCCCCGGTGAAAAAGTCCGGATCGACGACTCCCCTCTTCCCTTTGCCCAGGTCCCTGGGCAGTAA
- a CDS encoding response regulator transcription factor produces the protein MPNILLVEDDTALSELIASYLERNGYQVSVLSRGDHVRERARVDPPDLVILDLMLPGLDGLQVCRLLRADSATLPILMLTARDDSHDQVLGLEMGADDYVTKPCEPRVLLARVRTLLRRSSLTEPQTVNDRILMGNLCIDLSERTVTWRGQAVELSSGEYNLLVVLARHSGEVLSRDQILQRLRGIEFNGTDRSVDVAISKLRRKFDDNAGEARKIKTVWGKGYLFSRSEWEC, from the coding sequence ATGCCCAACATCCTCCTGGTCGAAGACGACACCGCCCTCTCCGAGCTGATCGCCAGTTACCTGGAGCGCAACGGCTACCAGGTCAGCGTGCTCAGCCGTGGCGACCATGTCCGCGAGCGGGCCCGCGTCGATCCGCCGGACCTGGTGATCCTCGACCTGATGTTGCCGGGGCTGGACGGCTTGCAGGTCTGCCGCTTGCTGCGGGCCGATTCGGCGACCTTGCCGATCCTGATGCTCACCGCCCGGGATGACAGCCATGACCAAGTGCTGGGCCTGGAAATGGGCGCCGACGACTACGTCACCAAACCCTGCGAGCCCCGGGTGTTGCTGGCGCGGGTGCGTACCTTGTTGCGTCGCAGCAGCCTCACCGAACCGCAGACCGTCAACGATCGCATCCTCATGGGTAACCTGTGCATCGACCTGTCCGAGCGCACCGTGACCTGGCGCGGGCAAGCGGTGGAGTTGTCCAGCGGCGAATACAACCTGCTGGTGGTGCTGGCCCGTCATTCCGGGGAAGTGCTGAGCCGCGACCAGATCCTGCAACGCCTGCGGGGCATCGAGTTCAATGGCACCGACCGCTCGGTGGACGTGGCGATTTCCAAGCTGCGGCGCAAGTTCGACGACAACGCCGGTGAGGCGCGCAAGATCAAGACCGTGTGGGGCAAGGGTTATCTGTTCAGTCGTTCCGAGTGGGAATGCTGA